ATGGCTGAATGAATAGACTATATGGGCAAAAATTGAAACCCGGGAAACCGAAAAACttagcagaaaaaaaagaaaactaacaAAATTTCGCCCAACAaaacattataattttcattcataattaGAATAAACTGTTTCATATTTCGACTGTGATTGTCAGTAAAGgacatcattattattattactattaacattattattaagatgttatttttttctcagttagaatattttataacTCGTAACCTTTCTGATCCGACTTTGAAATTACCACCGTTCTACGACGAACGCGTCATTTGTTGGATCTTCCGCGAACGAAGGTAACATAATCACGGACCGGGTTTCTCCTATTTTTTCTATCTCCGTGACCGAGAGATTGAGGTTAACCTCAAAATCTGTCGAGTCCTCGTGTTTGAAACACAGTTTGACATTAGAGACTGATCAACAACAAACCTTTAACCGAATAAAATGGCTCAAGGAAAGTTGAAGGTTAAAGCAAAACTGCCAGCTTCCGCTAAGCCAAAGGGCGGCGGTaacaagaataataacaataacaaaggTCGACCGATACAGCGCAGAGGAAGTAAGGCTATAACGACGAATCTGTAAACGTTTTACGTATTTATGTACGAACGCGCTTGACTTGAATGTAATTAGTAATTATTGAAGTGCTCGGTACCATTTATCGATGACAATTATCCGAATCCTCATGCGTTAAGTTTTCTAAATCCCAAAAGAGACAATTGTCTTGCCTATCGATCGAGGGGCTATTGTAGAACACTCTTGGGTGTACTCGCTTCTTACTACCTATTTATCCAAAGATTTGTCGGTGAATACCGGGGAGTACCCACGAGTACCGGTGAGTACCAACGAGTCTTTGGATGGATAAGGCACAGTAAGTTGTCAAATAAGGTAGGAGGAAGCTAATATACTCGAGAGTGAATAGCTCCTCGCTATGTATAACAATCACTATCAATTTTACCTCAGCCATGTACAACCTAATCGATGATATTTGTTTACAAATTAAGATGCGCCGGTACGTCCAAAGAAAGCAAAATTCGAGGAACAGaataaactgaagaaaatcATATCGAAAACGGTGAACAAAGCGATGGAACAAGAGTTGAGGCAAAGAGCACTCGGAGGTAAACAATCTCTGACAAAGAAAGAACCGGCTTCGTCGTCAAGCGGACAGAAAAAATAACAGTAAATAATTCACTCTTTCTTTAATCATGGACaatttacttgaaataaaaatggtgtACGCAATTTCATTGAGAGGTCGTAAAATCGTGTCATTCAATTCAATGGAAAAATCTCCGCTGTAGCTGCATTGAGACTTGTTTttaaaagtatcgattttctTACTTGTCGAAGTAATAACTCTTTATTCATAACATGTCCCAcggtataattattgttatattattatattaatatgtagttgtataatataattttcatatttactgGCAGTTGCTTTTTGTACGTCACGTTCTACGCAACGtacattactttttttttttcatttcaatttgtcGATGTCTGttgtaaaaagaaagataaagaaCCTGTATATAAATAGTTGATATTtcataacatacatatatatgcattttttgatatttcgcAGTCAATTCTTTCTTTCCAATATTAACAGTAATCGTAATACtagtaataagaataatattaaAGTGGTGTTACAATAGTAAAATGTAGCACTGGATACAGTCGATGGCACTGTagtttaaataatattaaagaaTATGGCAATCGTGTGTAAGCTGAAACGCTACAGAGGAACacacagaaaatgaaaaacgaaaaaaattgtgctacacaagaaaacaaaaaaaaaaactattaaatGCAATGACGGTAAATACAAACGGAAtgaattcaacaattttcacgtaaaattattatttcattcctCAGTTCGATAACAGTAGCGTGAACTTATCGAAAATTGTTCCTACATTTTGGTATGcgtatgaaattttgattatgcTGTTgaaatcatatatatatatatatatacttttgtatatatgtatgttctttaattttatttttttctgttatcaACTCTAGAATctgaatttataaaaactaTATCAATTATCGTTCAAATGTTTTTACATGACTATCATACAAGTTTGTCCCGCGCCTATTATGATTCCGCGCCAAGCGCGTCTcttaacaatatatatattatatgctCTCTATAGTTCATACGTAATACTCTTGTTTtcgttttaataaaaaatcacattaGCTGATGCGCTCTAGCTGCAGGCTTTTGGTTTTACTGCTCGTAAGCATCTGTATCATCTTtcttctaattgtaagtacatATGATAATCATCGGCCCATGTTCGTGGTTTCTCATCGTTTTTTGCTTGTGCTCTTATGGTGATGCGAcctggagaaaaaaagattaataaaaatgaaatgacaAGCTACGAGTTAAACTCAATGCCAATATTCAAACGGCACTCACAACTAGGAGATGTCCACTTTCTCTGTTCTTGCTTATCGCCGGAGTATTTCCTGTTCTGAATTCTATTGTACCTTCCTTGCCACTGACTAGTTTGTGGGAAAGTCTGAAACGGTATATTCGATATTTAAGTAACCGTTACTGGTTGCCAGAAATTGTTGCAGAATCCTTCGCTCAATTTtcgctgaaaaaatatacttacaATTCCTCGTTGACGATGCTAAGGATTTTAGGATTCTTTGTTATGTCGATCGCTTTAGTCAGGGCTTCGATTATGTGGGGCAATTCCAGGATCAAATCACCCTGAAATTGTACATCggtttgtgtaattttgtttctaAGGCTATCGTATAAGTGTTCGTAAATAGACTGTGCTCGTTATAATCTCTATATACCTTGTCCTTTTTCAGTTCTGGCGGTATTCTGACAATCAGTAAACTATCAGATTCTCCGGTGACGACCAAACCGCTGATCGATTGATAGGGTAGTCGATGTTTCAATTTGAAGGTCTTTATCGTATCCAGAATGTAAACTGCTTTGTGAGTAAGTATGAGGACTCTGTCCCGAGGCTTGTAACCGTGACGGTCGTATTTCACCACCGGAGTTGCATACTGCggaaatcgaaaataaatttgagcataaaaatttacaaattacaaGAGGTATCGACCTAACCAGCTGAAATATCACCTTTATAGTTTCATCGCTGGGAAGAATGTTGGTCGTAAATGTTTGTCTCAGAGCATTGAACTCTTCGCCGAGTCGATCCTCCTGGAATCGTGGTCCAACGCTCTTTGCGTACGACTTCTTCTTGTCCTTGAACAAGGTTTCCGCAAGAATCTTGAGCTCAAAGTGCGCCTTGTCTTCTGGCGATAAGGCCAATCTGTAATTTCGAGCCTTCCACCTTCTGTGCATTGGATGCAGTAAATCTGAAGCCTAAGTTTCAACATATATTGAAATTACGTTATGctccaaaaaattgaatcgcAGTCGTTGTATTATTCAGAATATTTACCTCCTGACAAGCGAGCGGGCATGCAGGCCAAGAAGTATCCAAAAGACCTTCCGGAAGATTAGCAGCGAGTCTTCGGAGCCATTGTGCTTTTCCCAGTTCAATGAATGccatattttcttcatttggCGGTCCATTTCGAGTAATGAAACCTTTGATGAACCTAATGAACATATTAAGATTGGAGTTTGAAACATGGTTTCTCACAGCACTTATCAGCTGCAGATAATAATGTAACTCTATCGTTTGTAtcctttcgtttcttttttaaggGAAACGGACCTTCGAATAGTGATGACAGCCTTTCGCCTCTGTTCCGCTTCCCTTTTCGCGAGCCACCTTCGAACGTATTTCTCCAAAACGATAGAGGCATCTCGCATTTCGAGGTATATCCTCCTTTGCTTTCTACCCTTCCATCTGCTTTGAATGATGGCAGCAATATCGTGTTTCTTCTCTTGGAAAGCATCTTCGGTTTCAAACAGAGTCTTGGGTGATCTGATGAACAGCTTCGtgctaaaaagaaaaaaaatccaaacgATTGTTCACGCCCGTTATGTATCCTTGTAATCACTCGGTATTCCTGACTTTCAACTTTTTACTCACTTGCCCATCCTGTATTCGTCATTCTCGTACCCAAGATGGCAGACTAGAGTTTGTACCCCGTCTTTTGCTGCACCGTGATACCTGGGCCAGGTTTCAGGGCAGAGTGCCTTGTAACGTTGCAAAAATTGTTCGTACGGTCTTCTGTAGGCGAATCCGGCTCTCCTAACTCTCAGGTTCTCCATCAAGCCGAGATACTTGACCTGGTGTAGTACTATCTTCTCGTTGAATTGACCTGAAAGAGACATTCACGAAAGCCTTGGTCAGTACTTTTCGACGCTACAAGAAGAGAACCGAAAATCTTAACTAAATATGTCACTGTCAGACTCACCAGCCAACTTGAAGTCATTTGGTTTGATGCAACGGATGTAGGAGGGCTCTTTCCCGAGAAGTATTTCCATCAGATTATTCAAACTGTTTCTAAATTGGGTTATCGCAGTTTCCGGACGTTTCTTACTCGACAAATCTTCCACGTCAAATATAACCTGGGACATAAAGATTGTACGGTTCAACAAGTCGTATGTTTCAACCGGGTTCCATTAAACCAGTCGAGTATCGGATTACGAAGAGGTTTAGGTGAACCTTCGAACAATACCTTGGTTATTGGATTGGTAGTGTGAGACATAACTTCGCGAAGATCCCTGAACAGCAGGTCGTTATTCTTTTCAAGGAAGGTATTTACGTTGTACGTTACTTCTCCAGCGTAATGGACCAATCTGAATTCCTATAAATCGAACAAGGCGTTACAGGCATTGTACCAACTTTCGATCCACTCGATACTTTGGCACAGAGTATTGCACAAAATCACTCACGTCGCGTCCCATTATTTTTTGCGTTTGTATGTCGGATTTCATGTGACTTATGTAGTGCTCGTGGTTGGACAGATGAgtgtgtaatttttcaaggaaGCTCAAATCCGTCGGTTCGCCAGGTCGGAGACATTCCTCGTCGAGCAGGGCAATGATACCTGCGCGTATTcgcaaagaaaaattgaatattacttgtgaaattttgactGCACAACCAATCGACGGACCTCCGATCCGTAACTACTCGCTAAGAATACCCACCCTTGTGCTTCTCTTCTATCAAATCACAGATTACTTTGTTGTTGAAGTACTTAACGGGCTCCCACTCAATACCCTCCTTAAGGTACTCCTCTTGTTCCGATTTCAGTGTCagacgaatgaaaagttgctgcaatttttcattgcagAAGTTTATGCAGAATTGCTCGAAGCTACAGAAAtgcggtaaaaaatgttcGTTAATCAGTCTCACGGAAACGTTAAATAAACTTGATGATTTGCACGTGCAAGGTAAAAATGGACCGATTTCTCAAAGACTCACCTGTTTTTctggaaaatttcgaatccataTATATCAAGGATTCCCATAACAACGTTGCGCCGACTGTCCTGCGAATGGAGGGATTTGTTCAGCCTCTTGACCAGCCAGGTGAACAATCGATCATAGACGGCCTTGGCCAGAGCATCGCGGGCGTAGATTGCCAATTCTCTGTTGAGAGGTGAACAgacgacgtcgcctcgagctTCGATAGTGCGACTGGTGAAAGCCTTCGCAAGTTGGACGGCATCGCAGCCCAGCAACTGAAGAGCAAAGGGTCGTTATTATCGAGAGACATTCAAAGCGTCCGATCGGGAGAGTGTGAACATTCGATGACGTTACCGAAGATACAGCTTCGACCGAGGCTGGTTTCAATATTTCAGCGACGCCCTCGGTCTCGGTGAAACCAACGTTTCCCATGTGGAGAACGGAGGCCACGATTTGAAATATGGAGTCCTGTTCGACCTGGTCAAGTTCTATGGTATTCATCGCGTTCGTCACCTCTCGGAACTGGGCGGAGTCATTGATGGATTCGACGTGTCCTTTTGCCTGAAACGGTGAGGAGCAACTGGTCGGTGAAAATGACGGTAACAATGACAGTGACGTCAGAAAAACGGAAAACCGCACTTACGCCGCTGCTGAGGTAGTAATAGGTGTCGAAGTTGCGCTTAAGGAACAGTTTCTGGAGCGTATCCTCATCGGCTCCGGCGAGTAGCTGataaaatatgtgaaaatttcgcTCTCCGCTCGACTGATGGACCACTCTCGACTTTTCGAGGAGGTAATTCAGTATGTTACCACCGATCGGGTCACCCTGGTGATGAAAAAGAGCGAACGTGAATATCGGAAACAGTGCGATCGTTGGGAACATTGGGACATGGTCGTTGACCAGTAACTGACGGtgtgtaaaaacaaaaaaagccaaaaaaaaaaagaaaaaaggaacacATCGTTGGGAACAGCGACGAACCTGGTAGTTGAACTGGATGTCCATGTACTTTCCGAACCTGG
The Neodiprion fabricii isolate iyNeoFabr1 chromosome 5, iyNeoFabr1.1, whole genome shotgun sequence genome window above contains:
- the LOC124182500 gene encoding unconventional myosin IC isoform X1, which gives rise to MSENNSGEEVGGVSAPPPISRSISQRPVRTMERGLHERDRVGVQDFVLLEDFQSETAFVDNLRKRFKENLIYTYIGQVLVSVNPYKDLPIYTPETIQDYQKIHFFEAPPHIFALADTAYQSLTEENREQCILISGESGSGKTEASKKILQFIAAATGHKQQVEGVKDKLLGSNPVLEAFGNAKTNRNDNSSRFGKYMDIQFNYQGDPIGGNILNYLLEKSRVVHQSSGERNFHIFYQLLAGADEDTLQKLFLKRNFDTYYYLSSGAKGHVESINDSAQFREVTNAMNTIELDQVEQDSIFQIVASVLHMGNVGFTETEGVAEILKPASVEAVSSLLGCDAVQLAKAFTSRTIEARGDVVCSPLNRELAIYARDALAKAVYDRLFTWLVKRLNKSLHSQDSRRNVVMGILDIYGFEIFQKNSFEQFCINFCNEKLQQLFIRLTLKSEQEEYLKEGIEWEPVKYFNNKVICDLIEEKHKGIIALLDEECLRPGEPTDLSFLEKLHTHLSNHEHYISHMKSDIQTQKIMGRDEFRLVHYAGEVTYNVNTFLEKNNDLLFRDLREVMSHTTNPITKVIFDVEDLSSKKRPETAITQFRNSLNNLMEILLGKEPSYIRCIKPNDFKLAGQFNEKIVLHQVKYLGLMENLRVRRAGFAYRRPYEQFLQRYKALCPETWPRYHGAAKDGVQTLVCHLGYENDEYRMGNTKLFIRSPKTLFETEDAFQEKKHDIAAIIQSRWKGRKQRRIYLEMRDASIVLEKYVRRWLAKREAEQRRKAVITIRRFIKGFITRNGPPNEENMAFIELGKAQWLRRLAANLPEGLLDTSWPACPLACQEASDLLHPMHRRWKARNYRLALSPEDKAHFELKILAETLFKDKKKSYAKSVGPRFQEDRLGEEFNALRQTFTTNILPSDETIKYATPVVKYDRHGYKPRDRVLILTHKAVYILDTIKTFKLKHRLPYQSISGLVVTGESDSLLIVRIPPELKKDKGDLILELPHIIEALTKAIDITKNPKILSIVNEELLSHKLVSGKEGTIEFRTGNTPAISKNRESGHLLVVASP
- the LOC124182500 gene encoding unconventional myosin IC isoform X2, translating into MERGLHERDRVGVQDFVLLEDFQSETAFVDNLRKRFKENLIYTYIGQVLVSVNPYKDLPIYTPETIQDYQKIHFFEAPPHIFALADTAYQSLTEENREQCILISGESGSGKTEASKKILQFIAAATGHKQQVEGVKDKLLGSNPVLEAFGNAKTNRNDNSSRFGKYMDIQFNYQGDPIGGNILNYLLEKSRVVHQSSGERNFHIFYQLLAGADEDTLQKLFLKRNFDTYYYLSSGAKGHVESINDSAQFREVTNAMNTIELDQVEQDSIFQIVASVLHMGNVGFTETEGVAEILKPASVEAVSSLLGCDAVQLAKAFTSRTIEARGDVVCSPLNRELAIYARDALAKAVYDRLFTWLVKRLNKSLHSQDSRRNVVMGILDIYGFEIFQKNSFEQFCINFCNEKLQQLFIRLTLKSEQEEYLKEGIEWEPVKYFNNKVICDLIEEKHKGIIALLDEECLRPGEPTDLSFLEKLHTHLSNHEHYISHMKSDIQTQKIMGRDEFRLVHYAGEVTYNVNTFLEKNNDLLFRDLREVMSHTTNPITKVIFDVEDLSSKKRPETAITQFRNSLNNLMEILLGKEPSYIRCIKPNDFKLAGQFNEKIVLHQVKYLGLMENLRVRRAGFAYRRPYEQFLQRYKALCPETWPRYHGAAKDGVQTLVCHLGYENDEYRMGNTKLFIRSPKTLFETEDAFQEKKHDIAAIIQSRWKGRKQRRIYLEMRDASIVLEKYVRRWLAKREAEQRRKAVITIRRFIKGFITRNGPPNEENMAFIELGKAQWLRRLAANLPEGLLDTSWPACPLACQEASDLLHPMHRRWKARNYRLALSPEDKAHFELKILAETLFKDKKKSYAKSVGPRFQEDRLGEEFNALRQTFTTNILPSDETIKYATPVVKYDRHGYKPRDRVLILTHKAVYILDTIKTFKLKHRLPYQSISGLVVTGESDSLLIVRIPPELKKDKGDLILELPHIIEALTKAIDITKNPKILSIVNEELLSHKLVSGKEGTIEFRTGNTPAISKNRESGHLLVVASP
- the LOC124182511 gene encoding uncharacterized protein LOC124182511, with product MAQGKLKVKAKLPASAKPKGGGNKNNNNNKGRPIQRRGNAPVRPKKAKFEEQNKLKKIISKTVNKAMEQELRQRALGGKQSLTKKEPASSSSGQKK